One Blastocatellia bacterium DNA window includes the following coding sequences:
- a CDS encoding secondary thiamine-phosphate synthase enzyme YjbQ: MVVETKEFSLNTNGRDDIRDITDEVARILQSSRITSGVVTIFVAHATAGLTTIEYESGAISDFKQTLRRLIPEDPAYAHNRIDDNAHSHLRAALIGPSLSVPFVNKKLLLGTWQQIVLCDFDTSARRRRVICQIIGE; this comes from the coding sequence ATGGTCGTTGAAACAAAAGAATTCTCACTCAACACAAACGGGCGCGATGATATTCGCGACATCACGGACGAGGTAGCACGCATCCTTCAATCAAGTCGCATTACATCAGGAGTGGTAACAATTTTTGTGGCTCACGCCACAGCCGGCCTGACCACGATTGAGTATGAGTCGGGAGCTATCTCAGACTTCAAGCAAACGCTTCGGCGGCTCATACCCGAGGACCCTGCTTATGCCCATAATCGAATTGATGATAATGCGCACAGCCATTTGCGTGCTGCATTGATCGGCCCCTCGTTGTCCGTCCCATTTGTCAACAAAAAGTTGCTCCTGGGAACATGGCAACAGATTGTGTTGTGTGACTTTGACACCAGCGCGCGCCGGCGCCGGGTCATCTGTCAGATCATCGGCGAATGA